The window cactcagggcagctgaagggcctctccccagtgtggactcgctggtgcttcagcagggcagaggaatcactgaaggccttcctgcactcggggcagctgaatggcctctcccccgtgtggacccgccggtgggtcagcagtgtggaggagcgggtaaagcccttcccgcactcggggcacgAGAACGGCTTCTCTCCGGTGTGGACGCGCTGGTGCCtaagcagggcagaggaattgctgaaggtcttCCTGCACTCGGGACaactgaaaggcctctcccctgtgtggacccgcagGTGGGCCATGAGGTTAGAGGAAACagcaaagcccttcccgcacttggggcaGGAGAACGGTTTCTCAcaggtgtggatccgctggtgggtcagcaggttggagggcTGGGTAAAGCACTTTCCACACtggaggcaggagaatggcctctccccagtgtggacccgctggtgcctcagcaggtgggaagacctgctgaaggccatcccacactcggggcagctgaagggcttctcacCCGTGTGGACCCGCAGATGGGTCAGCAGAGCAGAAgagcgggtaaagcccttcttgcactcggggcaggagaacggcctttccccggtgtggacccactggtgtctctgcAGGgtagaggaatcactgaaggccttcctgcactcagggcagctgaatggcctctcccctctgtggacccgttggtgcttcagcaggtccgaggatttgctgaaggccttcccacactctgagcaggggaagggcctctccccggcgTGGACGcgctggtgggccagcaggtgggaggagtaggtgaagcccttcccacactcagggcaggagaatggcttctCCCTGGTGTGGACTCGGCGGTGGTCCaacaggtgggaggagcaggtaaagcctttcccgcactcggggcaggagaatggcctttCCCCAGTGTGACTTCGCCGATGAATCTCCAGGACAGATGGGGCATGGAAGCCTCTCCCGCAGTCGcaacacttccacggtttctccacggTGTGGGATTCCTCTGGTTTCACCATGGCCGCAGCTACAGCCGTGTACGGCCCCTGCCCGCAGTAAATTCCTCTTTCCtggccgtataactgtttcaggcttTACACACAGTGCGCTGTAACAGAAGAGACTCTCATTCAGTCCCACTAATGCTGAAAATGGTCTGAAACAGGAACCAAAatgttttgctccttctcacagaatcatagttgaaaatcGTTGaggtcccgatggattgagtgactgtcagacattgatgtgaaagtggggactgcagacactggagaggaGTTGAAAAGTGAGGTGTTGGAACAGCatggcaggtcagacagcttccaaagtacaggagaatcgacgattcaggcataggcccttcatctgttgatttttaaacttcagtcttcagatcttcaaatactctggaaaaagagattacaaaagtcatcatggtcagtccagggtagaaattcagaacaagctaCTCCAGTTTCTGCAGAACATTTTTTTCTTATGctgttccacaaaattgaaagcatcccactctctctctctctctctctctctctctattctcacTCCACTCAAACGAATtgtcctgaaggtgctgattcaggatcttacagggacaGAAAAAGCAAAAACGTCAGGACTGACATCTTCGAATTTTGGATAACACCAtgtgaaagttaatatctttcaggATATTGGGATATTGCTGAGAGTGAGCAAGTCTGATTTTGGGAGCAAAAGAAGTGTAAATTCAGGTTGAACCTGCAATACAGCTTCTTGATAAATAAACAGACATGAATTGGTTATCGTCCCtatggtgggtgggggtggtggtgatggtgatatgTGGTGGGTggaatgagacatcaaggcattgacacagacaaccagagagaaactgaacacacagacatggcaaacgatagtggcaagccagagttagatctacagcacagaaacagccccttcgggccaaccagatatcctagcctaatctagtcccatttgccagcacttggcccatatccctctaaacctttcctattcatatacctatccaggtgccttttaaatgtcatagc of the Chiloscyllium punctatum isolate Juve2018m chromosome 36, sChiPun1.3, whole genome shotgun sequence genome contains:
- the LOC140460714 gene encoding uncharacterized protein — translated: MVKPEESHTVEKPWKCCDCGRGFHAPSVLEIHRRSHTGERPFSCPECGKGFTCSSHLLDHRRVHTREKPFSCPECGKGFTYSSHLLAHQRVHAGERPFPCSECGKAFSKSSDLLKHQRVHRGERPFSCPECRKAFSDSSTLQRHQWVHTGERPFSCPECKKGFTRSSALLTHLRVHTGEKPFSCPECGMAFSRSSHLLRHQRVHTGERPFSCLQCGKCFTQPSNLLTHQRIHTCEKPFSCPKCGKGFAVSSNLMAHLRVHTGERPFSCPECRKTFSNSSALLRHQRVHTGEKPFSCPECGKGFTRSSTLLTHRRVHTGERPFSCPECRKAFSDSSALLKHQRVHTGERPFSCPECGKRFTFSRNLRKHQRGHQRSQQSDSATDGAMSPPQD